From the Streptomyces nodosus genome, the window GGCACGGCCCGCCTGACCCGGCCACCACGGCACCGTCAGCGGTGTGTCTTCGCCCGGTCCAGCGCCGCGACCCCCAGCGCCGCCAGACCGATCTGGATGAGCCACTCGATCCAGTCGACCCCCTTGGTGTCGGCCACACCGACGGCGGCGGCGATCCCGGATCCGATGAAGGCCGCCACGATGCCGACGAGGATGGTCCACAGGACGCCGATGTGCTGCCGGCCCGGCACGACAAGCCGGCCCAGGACGCCGATGATCAGCCCGATGACGATGGCGCCGACGATGCTCGAGATCTCCATCTCCCCTTTGTCTCCCTGCCGTTCGGTGAAACCCCCGCAGTAGTGCATCTGCCCACTGTGGTCGGCAACAGTCCGTTCCGTTTGACGGGGAAGGTCCGTCAGGTCGAAGCGGCCACG encodes:
- a CDS encoding GlsB/YeaQ/YmgE family stress response membrane protein, whose protein sequence is MEISSIVGAIVIGLIIGVLGRLVVPGRQHIGVLWTILVGIVAAFIGSGIAAAVGVADTKGVDWIEWLIQIGLAALGVAALDRAKTHR